Proteins encoded in a region of the bacterium genome:
- a CDS encoding prepilin-type N-terminal cleavage/methylation domain-containing protein — protein sequence MHVRNFVYSGDDENNEKVYLALGNGRMLTFMKRGYVMFQTYFSTQRMLHKETQGESRVRENRTHGLVYEVKAWLLNRASFTLIELLVVIAI from the coding sequence ATGCATGTGCGCAACTTCGTATATTCTGGAGACGACGAAAACAACGAAAAGGTATATCTGGCACTCGGAAATGGTCGAATGCTTACTTTTATGAAAAGGGGGTATGTTATGTTCCAAACTTACTTTAGTACTCAACGAATGCTACATAAAGAAACTCAGGGGGAAAGCCGTGTGAGGGAAAACCGCACGCACGGTTTGGTCTATGAGGTGAAGGCATGGCTTCTAAACAGGGCGTCCTTTACTTTAATAGAACTTTTGGTTGTAATAGCAATCA
- a CDS encoding class II fructose-bisphosphate aldolase — MKFYSAKILVNDARDNNYAVPALNTNGGSYDIARAALEAAQELNTPLILQVYEPNCEYRGFDYYLNLAEFLCSELEITVPVAVQLDHGKSFTSVVKAMKAGFSSVMFDASNYPLDKNIEETREVVKVASVLGVSVEAEVGYVKGNEPEKEALIGRIPVPVLPSITPAKTRIDEALRFVKEVDIDMLAISVGTTHGVYEKQEGIDFKLLEKLRDSISIPLVQHGTCGISLDDISRLARGGMAKINFGEPFRFNYIKYFNELTDKMAHLWHPWKIMQECKNRLKQDMKKIICALGSEGKAANIISRRK, encoded by the coding sequence ATGAAATTTTATAGCGCAAAGATACTGGTTAACGATGCGAGAGATAATAATTACGCTGTACCTGCTTTAAATACAAATGGCGGCTCTTATGATATAGCGCGCGCTGCACTGGAGGCAGCTCAAGAGCTTAATACACCCTTGATCCTGCAGGTGTATGAGCCGAATTGTGAATACAGAGGATTTGATTATTATCTGAATTTGGCTGAGTTTCTTTGCAGTGAACTTGAGATCACTGTGCCTGTTGCTGTTCAGCTTGACCATGGAAAAAGTTTTACTTCGGTCGTAAAAGCAATGAAAGCAGGATTCAGTTCTGTAATGTTTGATGCATCTAATTACCCTCTTGATAAAAATATTGAAGAAACTCGTGAGGTAGTGAAAGTAGCCAGTGTTTTGGGCGTTTCGGTTGAAGCAGAAGTAGGATATGTAAAAGGAAATGAACCTGAAAAAGAAGCGTTAATAGGCAGAATTCCTGTTCCTGTCTTACCGTCTATAACTCCAGCTAAGACAAGAATTGACGAAGCGTTGCGTTTTGTTAAGGAAGTGGACATTGATATGCTTGCTATATCTGTGGGAACAACACATGGGGTTTATGAAAAACAGGAGGGGATAGATTTCAAATTATTAGAGAAATTACGTGATTCTATTTCAATTCCTCTTGTTCAGCATGGCACATGCGGCATTTCTCTTGATGACATCTCAAGACTTGCACGGGGAGGAATGGCCAAGATAAATTTTGGAGAACCATTCAGATTTAATTATATTAAGTATTTTAATGAATTGACGGATAAAATGGCACATCTTTGGCATCCGTGGAAAATTATGCAGGAATGCAAGAATCGTCTGAAGCAGGATATGAAAAAAATAATCTGTGCGCTTGGTTCAGAAGGTAAAGCAGCGAATATAATTAGCAGGAGGAAATAA
- a CDS encoding amidohydrolase family protein, with protein sequence MKIDFHAHYIDEPDYIEKMLETYNNLGIDIVCISGLGSIFEHKDNNDVEEAFIKYSDRIIGFAYFRLGEDLPEDVLRFKERGFKALKMTMPNFDYDDERFFPVYEKAAELEVSILFHSGILGPPKSNYKGIPSSAHTRPIHIERIARSFPEINVICAHMGVSWFSEASDLARMIPNFYVDITGATPGWRAQRKPEFFKEYLWWEGAWDKVLFGTDVHYSEVGLVLKREEKLLKDLSLSEHEKNNFYSNNAKSILKL encoded by the coding sequence ATGAAAATTGATTTTCACGCTCACTATATTGATGAACCTGACTATATTGAAAAAATGTTAGAGACTTATAATAATCTTGGCATTGATATTGTCTGCATAAGCGGTCTTGGCAGTATTTTTGAGCATAAAGACAATAATGACGTTGAAGAAGCTTTTATAAAGTATTCTGATAGAATAATTGGATTTGCGTATTTTCGTCTTGGAGAGGATCTGCCGGAAGATGTTTTGCGATTTAAAGAGAGAGGTTTTAAAGCTCTTAAAATGACAATGCCAAATTTTGATTACGATGATGAAAGATTTTTCCCAGTATATGAAAAAGCCGCAGAATTGGAAGTGTCTATTCTTTTCCACAGCGGAATATTAGGTCCTCCGAAAAGCAATTATAAGGGGATCCCTTCTTCAGCGCATACACGTCCAATACATATCGAGAGAATTGCAAGGTCTTTTCCAGAAATAAATGTTATATGCGCTCATATGGGAGTGTCGTGGTTTTCAGAAGCATCGGATCTTGCAAGAATGATCCCTAATTTCTATGTAGATATAACAGGAGCAACTCCCGGTTGGCGTGCTCAAAGAAAACCGGAATTCTTTAAGGAATATCTATGGTGGGAAGGAGCGTGGGACAAAGTGTTATTCGGAACGGATGTTCATTACAGTGAAGTAGGACTTGTTTTGAAAAGAGAAGAAAAACTTTTAAAAGACTTATCTCTCAGTGAACATGAAAAAAACAACTTTTATTCAAATAATGCAAAATCTATTTTAAAATTATGA
- a CDS encoding RpiB/LacA/LacB family sugar-phosphate isomerase yields MIIGIGADKSGFGLKEEIKNYLLEKQDIEIRDLGMTSQDEFKAYYQVAPVVAKKVQNGELDKGILICGTGAGMAVAANKFKGVYAVSCESVYSAGMAKVVNNSNILTFGAWIVAPQVAVQMVEAWLTEKFTEGFDEDRQKFLTNAFKEVKKIESEEMC; encoded by the coding sequence ATGATTATAGGAATTGGGGCTGATAAGTCCGGATTTGGCTTAAAGGAAGAAATAAAAAATTATTTGTTAGAGAAGCAGGATATTGAGATACGTGATCTTGGAATGACCTCTCAGGATGAATTTAAAGCTTATTATCAAGTTGCGCCTGTAGTGGCGAAAAAGGTTCAAAATGGCGAATTAGATAAAGGAATACTTATTTGCGGCACAGGAGCAGGCATGGCTGTTGCTGCCAACAAATTCAAAGGAGTATATGCTGTGTCTTGTGAGTCAGTTTATTCAGCAGGTATGGCAAAAGTTGTAAATAATTCAAATATTCTGACTTTTGGCGCATGGATTGTAGCCCCTCAAGTGGCAGTACAAATGGTTGAAGCATGGCTGACTGAGAAATTCACAGAAGGATTCGATGAAGACAGGCAGAAATTTCTTACTAATGCTTTTAAAGAGGTTAAAAAGATAGAATCGGAGGAAATGTGTTGA
- a CDS encoding DASS family sodium-coupled anion symporter: METKNNHKKNGLIIFIALVSLYLICIFPYFPNLKTSSGDLIVLSSAGRLSIAILFFAVLLWFTEALPFAVTGLFSMVLLAVLRVDTFKEIVKAGFGNEIICFFIGVLIISAAITKSGLGNRLASLILHCVGTKTSRVILGFLVVGMLLSMWITDMAVAAILLPLGVSILKRENIKPLKSNFGRALMISCAWGPIIGGIGTPAGCGSNPLAIGFLRDLAGININFIQWMTIGVPSAVLLVPCAWIILLKVFPLEIKELSISKNEIKKELEQHGSLSSNEKKTIAIFLLTVVLWLGAPLLRKMTGGIISLSISQIALFSALLFFFPFISILSWKEAQSEIDWGGIVLVVSGLSIGMMLYKTGAARWLAWAMFGKIGEVSSLIRIFAIILIVSLLKVAFSSNTVTGIIIIPLIIALAQDLGLNPWLLAAPAAITSSLAFILVTSTPTNVIPYSSGYFSIKDMAKAGIIMTIVGAVCVTIAIAVMGQITGVYKF, translated from the coding sequence ATGGAAACAAAGAATAACCATAAAAAAAACGGATTAATCATTTTTATCGCACTTGTCTCGCTATATCTTATCTGTATATTCCCATATTTTCCGAACTTAAAAACTTCCTCAGGAGATTTGATCGTCTTGAGTTCTGCAGGCAGACTTTCTATAGCAATTCTATTCTTTGCTGTGCTTCTGTGGTTTACTGAAGCTCTTCCGTTTGCAGTTACAGGCTTGTTCTCTATGGTATTGCTTGCTGTTCTCAGAGTAGATACATTTAAAGAGATTGTAAAAGCCGGGTTCGGAAATGAGATAATCTGCTTTTTCATTGGAGTTTTGATTATTTCTGCCGCAATAACAAAATCAGGGCTTGGAAACAGGCTGGCTTCGCTAATTTTACATTGTGTGGGAACAAAAACTTCCAGAGTTATTCTGGGATTTCTTGTTGTTGGCATGCTCTTGTCTATGTGGATTACAGATATGGCGGTTGCTGCTATATTGTTGCCGTTAGGTGTAAGTATTCTAAAAAGAGAGAACATTAAACCCTTGAAAAGCAATTTTGGCCGCGCTCTTATGATCTCTTGCGCATGGGGACCGATTATAGGCGGAATTGGCACTCCTGCAGGATGTGGTTCAAACCCGCTTGCTATAGGATTTTTACGAGATTTGGCAGGTATTAACATTAATTTTATTCAGTGGATGACGATAGGTGTCCCTTCAGCAGTCTTATTAGTCCCGTGTGCATGGATTATTCTGCTGAAAGTATTTCCTCTGGAAATTAAGGAGCTTTCAATAAGTAAAAACGAGATAAAGAAAGAGTTAGAACAGCATGGCTCTTTAAGCAGTAATGAAAAGAAGACCATAGCGATTTTTCTATTAACTGTTGTTCTGTGGTTAGGAGCGCCCCTGTTAAGAAAAATGACAGGAGGCATTATAAGTTTATCTATTTCGCAGATAGCTCTTTTTTCTGCGCTTCTATTTTTCTTTCCCTTTATTTCGATATTGAGTTGGAAAGAGGCTCAGTCCGAGATAGATTGGGGAGGAATAGTACTCGTAGTTTCAGGACTTTCCATTGGCATGATGCTCTATAAGACAGGAGCAGCAAGATGGCTTGCGTGGGCAATGTTCGGAAAAATAGGAGAAGTATCTTCTCTTATCCGAATATTTGCTATTATTTTGATAGTTTCGTTATTAAAGGTTGCTTTCTCAAGTAATACAGTAACAGGGATTATCATTATCCCTCTCATAATAGCCCTGGCTCAGGATTTAGGACTAAATCCCTGGCTACTTGCCGCTCCTGCAGCAATAACCAGTTCACTCGCATTCATTCTTGTAACATCCACCCCTACAAATGTAATCCCATACTCTTCAGGATATTTTTCAATCAAGGATATGGCAAAAGCCGGGATAATTATGACTATAGTAGGCGCTGTTTGTGTCACTATAGCCATTGCTGTTATGGGACAGATTACCGGTGTATATAAATTTTAA